The region AGCCTTTCCTCGctattttttcttcctctcccttcctttctccttcttttctccatCCCCTTTTGACAGTGTCCTGTTCTTTTTGACACTTCATCCTATCccatctcctctcttcccttttCTAAGAGGTATCACTCTTCACAGCCGtcaccatggccagccagaGTGATAAGAGCGTTTTCGGCATGCCCGTAGGTCTTCCTGAACAACCCCTGCTCCCGAACAGAGCATTCGAACACGCGTTCACTCAAAGCGACTCGAAATGCATCAAAAATGTCTCGAGGGCGTCTTTCGAGTATTGAAGCAGCGATGTTTTGATGAATCTGGTTGCGGTTGAGCTAATAGTCCTTGAAAACGTGGCTAATAAAAATTTTCACTCTAGGGATTCGTCGTTGACTTCCTGAGTATGTCACCCATCTCCAGTCATCGCATTGACTGAATCACATTGATAATGGCATCAATTCGTTTCAATCAATGGCATTGACTAGATTTGATGCGCATTTTTTTTGTTGATGAAATACTAACGAATATCCAGTGGGTGGTGTTTCCGCTGCCGTCTCCaagactgctgctgcccccATCGAGCGTatcaagctcctcatccagaaccAGGTTGGTGGCCTCAATTCCAACTCGGACGAGCCATGGCCGGCAAAATTATTCGATCTGCAACTTCTGCGACCGTGGTAGTATCGCAGGggttaaagatttttttttccgaTCTGGCCGGACCAATTCCGAAATATATGAAGCTAACATTCATCCCAATCTAGGATGAGATGCTTCGCGCTGGTCGTCTCGACCGCAAGTACAACGGTATCGCCGACTGTTTCCGTCGTACCGCTGCCTCCGAGGGTGTTGTCTCCCTCTGGAGAGGTAACACTGCCAACGTTATCCGTTACTTCCCCACCCAGGCTCTGAACTTCGCCTTCCGTGACACCTACAAGTCGATGTTCGCCTACAAGAAGGAGCGTGATGGCTACGCCAAGTGGATGGCTGGTAACCTTGCCTCCGGTGGTGTATGTATACTCTTAAAGAACCCTTGTTCTTGAGGCCAGATAACTAATACTACTACAGGCTGCTGGTGCcacttctcttctcttcgtctACTCTCTCGACTACGCCCGTACCCGTCTTGCCAACGACGCCAAGTCCGCcaagggtggtggtgaccGTCAATTCAACGGTCTCGTTGACGTCTACAAGAAGACCCTCGCTTCCGATGGTATTGCCGGTCTCTACCGTGGTTTCGGTCCCTCCGTTCTTGGTATCATTGTCTACCGTGGTCTGTACTTCGGTATGTACGACTCTATCAAGCCTGTTATCCTGGTTGGTCCTCTTGAGGGCTCTTTCCTCgcttccttccttctcggCTGGACTGTCACCACTGGTGCTGGTATCGCTTCTTACCCTCTTGACACCGTCCGTCGTCGTATGATGATGACCTCCGGTGAGGCCGTCAAGTAcaactcctccttcgacgCTTTCCGCCAGATCGTTGCCCGTGAGGGTACCAAGTCCCTCTTCAAGGGTGCTGGTGCTAACATCCTCCGTGGtgtcgctggtgctggtgtcCTGTCCATCTATGACCAGgtccagctcatcctcttcggcaaGAAGTTCAAATAGATGTCTCGCCCACAGTGACATCTGTTCAGTTGGTGTAAGTCTTTTGGGGAAGGGGTTGGTCGCTGTCTGGAGTAAAAGCCAGATGGCGGACGATGGTGAAGGGGATCTATTAGAGATATGCCTCAAGAGTGGTATGGTCTTGAGCATACAAAGTGTGACATTTTCTCTTGTACCAGTTGTACTTTACTGCCTGCAAgctttttccttttcgcCAACTGTATTTTTTTTGTTAGATTCTACTTTTCTCCCTTGTAAATTCTTCTCCGTAGAGCTGGTGGTTTGTAAACGAACACGTGTTTTCCCCATCGTCACGTGGTCCATGACGTCTTGCCTTTTGTAGTATATTCATTTCATGATCCCTTGATTGATCTAGATTCTTGACTGCGTCTTGAGCTCAATTTTTGAGAAAGCTAGCTATCATGGCTACCGAAAATAACAATCCCAACCCCCCTTCGTCAAATACCGACGAGACGGATGTCCCTCAGACCCAGCCATCAGCTGCGCCTACTAGTGCTACCTCAGCATCAACCGCGACGGCTCCCTCCTTTTCTCCAATCTACGCGACAGCTCAATCCAGCGACATGACTGCCCTCCCTACACCAGGAAATCTTCCAGGCGACCCaacacccaccaccaccgctgTTCCACcaccttcctcatcctctacatcgccaccacctccccagccagGAGCCGTCCCTGTCCCAGCTACCGCAGAAGAAACCGCTCCTGAAATgaaccaccaccagcaagATGAAGCTCAACCTGAAGCTCACCCACCcgctccagccccagcaccaAAGTCCGGCGTCGCGCCTACACCCGCGCCGGAACCAACCCAAGCTCTACACCCAGAACCAACACCCCCGTCTTCGACAAACCCCCCAACCATAACCGCACCGCCTACCTaccccccagccccagccagTGCTGTGACACAAGTTCCCACAAACACCACCGGCAACATAAACCCGAACCCGACTCCAACGCCTCGAACGGCTTCCTCTTACAACTACCAACCAGGCTCGGGCTACAGCTACCCATCCAGCTACAGCTActcgccaaccccaacacaAGTCCAAGCGCAGCCACAACAGCCGCAGTATCCGAACTCGACGACTACCCCTTACGGATCTGTATATACGCCGCCTGTCGCGGGATCGACGACTCTCCCATTGCACAATGCGTCCGGTACCGGTTCGGGTATGGGTGCAGACCCAGACGCCGAGTCTGGACTGTGGGGGAGCACTAAGTCGTGGCTGCAGAGTGCGGGGAATAAGCttgcggaggtggaggcggaggtttggaggaggattaATGAGGCGCATGATAAATGATAGTCCTacggtttggtttggttcaCGGTTATGTTAGGTTGGTGGGAttggtttttttttggaTTGGACTGCGCTTTCGTGATTCGCATATACAGAATACTAGGTTAGGATTAGAATTGGAGAATCGGAGGTGGGACGAAAGGGTGCGAATTGGAATTGGACGGTGTTTGTATTGCTAGATTAGGGTGTATTCTACGTGTATTATATCTTTGGAATAGCACTTTGTGATGATATGAATCAAATGTATAGCTCATTTGAGAATCTCTATTTAGTAATCCGATATGTTGAAGTCGGCAGTCTCAGTATAGCAGTAATTTCTGATCCTGTCAAAAATCACGAGACAACATCGAAGTAAAAACTCAACCCAATGAGATAAGAAAAGGACGGAGTGGCGATGCGgcagtatatttataagtcGAAGCCGGGGTTACTGCGTGCCCCGTGGTATATAAAAGGAATGGTGACCCCAGCTTGTCCTGCGCTCGGGGCCATTGTTTGTCACAAATGAAACCAAGGGGTCCATGttaaagaagaaagaagaacgCCATAATTCCAACCAAATAAGGTTCCTAATCCCAATGCAAATGCTTCCAGAGCCTCGAGCCTGCCGAGTAGAAGTTGTCTCCGGCGGCCTAGGGTAGTCTTTTGATTATTAAGTGTCGTGTAATCATAAATATGTATGTCGAAGAATGGCCCAGCCGTGaattaaaaaaaagggggTAAAGAATACCGCAGGTGAAGCGAATAAACCTGCTTCCGAAACGCCGCCAATGATAATTGGTATCACATAGATCCAAGACGCAAAAGAGCTTCGACTGCAGCCCGCTCCTGGCTGTTGGGAAGAGAGAAGCCAAGTTGCTGAATGGGAACACCGCGTGGTGCCGATTTTGcaagcgaagacgatgcgGGTCCCCCGCCGTGGAGTTGTGGCGGGTGTCTTCCATTCACGAATCCACCCGCGCCATTCATGGAGCGCGCGCGCAATTCAGCTGCGCCTATCTGCGCccagtcctcctcgtctgtgacatcttcctcgccccaATCTTCGTCTGCGATTTCGTCGTCTGGagcaggggaagaagagcagtagTCGCGGTCGATGCCATCTAGAGACATCTTGTCCGCTTCGTGCTCTAGCATATCTTCGCGTCCACCAAATCCTGTTTCGGTGAACGAGAACACAGCCGATTCACCGGTTGCGCTCGGAGCATATGGGTGCAAGCTATCCCGTCTTGGAATCACCATGCTCCGTTGGAATGTATCAGAGAGGCTGGACGGGGGCGACATTTCGTGTCTCTGTGAGTCGCGCGACGGATCACCCCGACGACGGGCATCCCAGCGGCCCCATCCAACCTTCTCGTAAACGACATCGCGTTGCGACGCGTTACCCTTATCGTCGCTCCCCCGACCTTCCAGGGCGGCGACGACCAGTCTCCTAGCTTTCGCAGGGGGGATCCCCGAGAAACCAGGGACAGATGTTGTCAAGTAACCCATAACATGGCGGATAGCCAAGGGGCCGTGTTGCAGCAATATCTCAGGGAGATGATACTTGGCTAGCATGCCTGGGGTGATtgccccagcagcctcaaGGCTAGGGCCAGTCGCATTGTTCTGGTCCGCGGCGTCGCCAAGGTCGATATCCGAGTCGACGTGCGATGCGGCGAGGGGAGGTGACAGGAGAAGGCTGGCGTCGCGAGCGCCGAAACCATGCGGAGCAAGGTTGGGGGAGATGGAGTTCGGAGGAGTAGGGAGCATGCCAGAGCGTCCGGCGCGAGAGGCGTGGGCAGCAGAAAGGTGACCGGATCGCGGTTTGGGGATATCAACAGAGGCCGTCTTGCCGGCAAGggccatggcgatgctggaagTGGGAGTCTGAGTAGCCATcatggaggatgttgagagaAAGGAGGCCTTCGTTGGACTGCTGGTGGCTCAAACAACTGCGGTATCACATGAGTCAGAGGCGACTGGCCGAATAAAGAAGGATGACTAAGTCTGACTGCGAGGGGGCGAAGACAAAGAACAAGGGATGGGAGAACAGGAAATTGGGTTCTAGAAGAAGCATAAACTTACAGCGCACGAGATGTGATAGATTGCGGTGGGCTGAGGCTTGCAGACGCAGAAAGCACCCGGAAGCAAGTATACCTGAGTACCTTAGGGTAGATGCGATGCGACGCGCTAGGGGTGCGAGAGATAAGGGACGCGACGGAGTCTCGACGTTGATGATCGTAGAACAGCGAACAGCGAACAGCGATGTGGACAGGAAGTAGTTGTCTATTAAAAGAGTAGagttgaaggaagagagaaggaagagagaggaggggaaggggaaggcgaaggaggtAAGGAGCAGCTGGTGACTGGTGGTTCACGCTTGCAGGCACTGCGGGCAGACAATCATCGTCAGGATCGCTGGAATGCGGCCGTCAGCTGGATTAATTACACGGATTGGGTTTATTAGTGATTTGATGATTTCGCCTGAGGGATTATTTTTAGTTGCCTTATCAGCAATCTGGCCAGAAATGGGGGATAATTATGCCAGCGCGTGGGCCAGTCGATTGGCCAGCGCTCTTTAAAGGCAACCCGATAAACTCCGCGCTCTGCCACAGACCCCGTACCTCGTTGTATCTCGCTGTATCGCGACCGCTCCGGGGACGGAAACGGTGCTCTGTATGCGCGCTCAGACGAGGCACACTGATGCAGCGCTCCAGAGTATTGGTGCAGGGGCCGTCCACTTCCAGGCCAAAACCAGACCCATATGATGTCGTCGCAAAGCAATAACCGCAGTGATGTCCCAGATGTCCCACTTGGTTCCGGACTGCAGGCACAATGACGAACATATCAGAGCAGCGCTCTGGGCCCGTGGGCGACTGGGCGACTGGGCGTGCCCTGGAAAGGCTGGAAGTGGGCTGAACGGTGGTGAAAGATAACCTCCCCCAAGTTACGCACGTGGGGTTTTCACTTCTACCACTGACCTTACTCTCCAGTCTTCACACCCGGATGTACAAATATGACGTGGATGCTTCATGGCAAGCctggtttctttttcccaaTGTATATCGAATTATCGAGTATCGACTTCACACCGGGCTCCAATCCCGGTCCAGACCAATCATGCACTGCTGATTCCCTGCACACTCCGTCCCGTTCCATCTCTCCGAGGACTTGCGACAACGAAACTATTCCTGCAGGATACTGCCGCTTACCACACTGATTCTCCCGAGAACGGACCTGGTCAGCCTGGGTCTTAAGGCGGGGTAAACTCGGGTGACGGCACCCTGCGGACTATAACCCCTCCACGCTCTTGAGCAGGCTCCGATGACGCTATCGCTTTCATTGGTGCTTTCTTGTGCTCGTCCCTTTCTATCctgccgccgccaaagcATTTGAAACGTGTAGACAAGCAAACAGTCGATAAACCACATCGCGGGACGACATGTGCTGTTGCCTCACTCTTCGGACTGCATGCGTGGGGGCGGGGCATCCAGCATTGACAGCCTACAGGCGTTCATGTTATTGCTACCTGCATACAGTTCGGACCAACTTTCCAATACAGCATTGCTGAAAAGGCCTGGCAGTATCGCCCGTAAGCCGCCGGCCATCCCGGCTGTGA is a window of Aspergillus puulaauensis MK2 DNA, chromosome 4, nearly complete sequence DNA encoding:
- a CDS encoding putative mitochondrial ADP,ATP carrier protein (Ant) (COG:C;~EggNog:ENOG410PG5Y;~InterPro:IPR018108,IPR023395,IPR002067,IPR002113;~PFAM:PF00153;~TransMembrane:2 (i181-200o220-241i);~go_component: GO:0005743 - mitochondrial inner membrane [Evidence IEA];~go_function: GO:0005471 - ATP:ADP antiporter activity [Evidence IEA];~go_process: GO:0055085 - transmembrane transport [Evidence IEA];~go_process: GO:0140021 - mitochondrial ADP transmembrane transport [Evidence IEA];~go_process: GO:1990544 - mitochondrial ATP transmembrane transport [Evidence IEA]), whose translation is MASQSDKSVFGMPGFVVDFLMGGVSAAVSKTAAAPIERIKLLIQNQDEMLRAGRLDRKYNGIADCFRRTAASEGVVSLWRGNTANVIRYFPTQALNFAFRDTYKSMFAYKKERDGYAKWMAGNLASGGAAGATSLLFVYSLDYARTRLANDAKSAKGGGDRQFNGLVDVYKKTLASDGIAGLYRGFGPSVLGIIVYRGLYFGMYDSIKPVILVGPLEGSFLASFLLGWTVTTGAGIASYPLDTVRRRMMMTSGEAVKYNSSFDAFRQIVAREGTKSLFKGAGANILRGVAGAGVLSIYDQVQLILFGKKFK
- a CDS encoding uncharacterized protein (COG:S;~EggNog:ENOG410Q1MT) — protein: MATENNNPNPPSSNTDETDVPQTQPSAAPTSATSASTATAPSFSPIYATAQSSDMTALPTPGNLPGDPTPTTTAVPPPSSSSTSPPPPQPGAVPVPATAEETAPEMNHHQQDEAQPEAHPPAPAPAPKSGVAPTPAPEPTQALHPEPTPPSSTNPPTITAPPTYPPAPASAVTQVPTNTTGNINPNPTPTPRTASSYNYQPGSGYSYPSSYSYSPTPTQVQAQPQQPQYPNSTTTPYGSVYTPPVAGSTTLPLHNASGTGSGMGADPDAESGLWGSTKSWLQSAGNKLAEVEAEVWRRINEAHDK
- the STB3 gene encoding uncharacterized protein (COG:S;~EggNog:ENOG410PK59;~InterPro:IPR018818;~PFAM:PF10330) encodes the protein MMATQTPTSSIAMALAGKTASVDIPKPRSGHLSAAHASRAGRSGMLPTPPNSISPNLAPHGFGARDASLLLSPPLAASHVDSDIDLGDAADQNNATGPSLEAAGAITPGMLAKYHLPEILLQHGPLAIRHVMGYLTTSVPGFSGIPPAKARRLVVAALEGRGSDDKGNASQRDVVYEKVGWGRWDARRRGDPSRDSQRHEMSPPSSLSDTFQRSMVIPRRDSLHPYAPSATGESAVFSFTETGFGGREDMLEHEADKMSLDGIDRDYCSSSPAPDDEIADEDWGEEDVTDEEDWAQIGAAELRARSMNGAGGFVNGRHPPQLHGGGPASSSLAKSAPRGVPIQQLGFSLPNSQERAAVEALLRLGSM